The following nucleotide sequence is from Populus trichocarpa isolate Nisqually-1 chromosome 11, P.trichocarpa_v4.1, whole genome shotgun sequence.
GTCGAATGTGCCATATAAGACCTAACTTTATAAGAATAATGGAAGTGCTATGAGAATTGAGAATGTTATCTTTTGCTTTGCAGATATCCTAAGAAAATAAGAACTGTTTAGTGACCTGGATAGAGAAGACTTTGAAATTTCGATAGGAACTAGAAACATAAATCATAATTGTATGTTTTATGGAATGTATATGAATGCGTTAAATAACAAGTTAAATTTAACCAAGAGATATAAATGACAACATGGATTActgatattaaattataaaaaaaaatcactatgtTTTTCTTGAGTTAAAGGCTAAACGTATCTTTACAACATTTAGATTTTGCTGGGTGTTACAACacatttaatgaaaaatgataaattaataagcTTATGTCCTTGTATGGTCaagaaaaagatattgaaaCTTGAGAAATCTAAAAGAACTCAATTGGATTCTCAAGCTGAGGGAAAGGTCAAGGGTAAAACATCCCTTAAAATGAACAAACATAGAAATGTCTTAATAAAGCAGTTTGACAATAATAGTAAacttttattctataaaaaatgaGGATGTGTTAAAAAAGATTGccttaattatcaaaatagcgtataaaaataatctttatagTGTACAATGAATCTTTTCATTGAGGCTTCTAGAAGTACATAGTGAGTTGATTCTGTTTCTACAATCCATATTGTGACTAACTTTGTGAGTTTAACGAAGAAATATAGAAATGTGtcattaaaataacattcaataatagtaattgttttataaaaaaaatggaaacatgCTAAGAAAGATGATATGAGTATAAAAAATAGCTTGCAAGGTAAGGTAAATTCATCTCTATTGTGTATCgtgaatcctttttttattgaggCTTTTAGTAAAGcttatgaattaattttggttctacCATTCATATTGTGAATATCATGTAGAGTTTTTTTAGCCAAAGAAAGTTGAGGAGAAATAAAGGAGGTATATATTTAGGTACCCATATGCACTTTATAGTGGAAGCCACGAGAACTTTGagataatttctaaaatttagatttattttagatttgaaaattatttttatactccattttttctagaaatttaAGTTCATTTTTCAAATATGGTTGATTTCTTAACTTATAATTACTTTgtgcaaattataatattttcatttataatggTCACTGACTCTAGAATTTTTGCAAATaactcaaaagttttttttagttatagatTAGCAAATTATCATTGTACATGTCTATTTATATGTGATTAATTAGCATAATTATACTAaacttatacataaaaaaatatactttttaatcTATCATTAATTTTGTATCTTACAATTACTATTTGAATAGTTTTACAAATATCAAGTCGATTATAGTTGGACATCTagaaattaattagttattaaatgttaaatttaaCTGTATAATTCTAAATCcttatatttattcaatttataataaaatttgttttgaaaatacatatttttcattaattatgcatgaaaattttaaacatattaagTTTAAAAGAAGTTGTAAGGATGTATATGTAAAGCGATAATGGTGAAGTGAAACTATAAAAagatttgattgaaattttttaaaaatatcaaaagataaattaaaggGTGAAAGAGGAATAAAATGTGATAACCATTTAACCTAAAAAAgggaattaaattaaaataagccCTATTGCATAAAATACTAGAAGAGAAGTcattgaaaaatcatcaaataatgCATACTAGATTTATGGCCTGCGCTTAGTTGCAAGCGaggcaatatttttttcaacataagaaaataatgcCAAGGAAAGAAATTAGATATTCAAATCATTGGTTCAAttggaaaattaaataatatgattaaaaaaacacaacaaacaaaataaacaaacaaaaaacaagacaatgacaaaatgataaaaagaactCGATCTGAGCTAACCTAGATTGTGAAATAACTTAATactaaaggaaaaataattaaaaaaaaaacctgtttaAACCGGTCTAACTTGCAAACTTCAGATCATGAACATAAAATTggaataatctcatagaaagaaatacaggaagaaaaattcaaagataaattcctaataaatcaaatgagaacatgataactcaataaaaaaaaatgaaaagaaaaaaaatgaagcttaATATCTagtaaataaaatgttgaaggataaaaattaagacaaaaatatagttttaaaaatgtcaaaaaaacttgatatgagTCCACCCAGTTCAAGATGCAATCTCTGATCTAGTCATGATACTAGGGTAACCACGTtcgaaagaaaattgaataaaatcatcaaGCTTAATTATTgaacaacttaatgttgaaagatgaaaaaaaaattaatttaatttaaaaagcgatggaaaaaaatattagtaaaccTGAGTTAACCTGCAAACCCTGTGACtatgaaaatcatgaaatccTTGAATCAGGTTCaattaagaagcttaattttcaaccaatttaattttgaagaataaaatcatgaaaaaaatatcaatttcaaaaacttgtcaaaggaaaaaagatagcattaaaaagaatgatgataaaatttgatagaaaaaaaaatatgaaggataaaattgtaaaaaaaaagacctaaaaaataattgggATAACCGAACAGAaagcaaaagggaaaaaagtATGAAGACCAATTTCTATagatcaaatattgaaagatgaaattgaaataattcaatttaaaaaaaaaacaaaaaaatttaattcagatTAACTTTTGAAATCAGTGTCTCTTATCATGAACCCGGAACTAACCCTAtagcaacaaattaaaataattataaaaaatttttgcgttgattttttttaattatattattttgaaaaagttaaaagatcTAAATGCCCCTAAATAATatgcattataattttttattatagggTTAAATTGgtaattttagtataaaaataataaccaaTCTAAtctcatataatttataaaagataatTGTAACATGTTAAAAATACCATATTATCTTCAATGTCTAGTTAAAAAGTTTAAGGGTTAAAtggtaattttatcattatattattataataaatagtaatatgAAAAGACTTCGATTAAATGTACATTAACTTttctagaataatttttttttaatttaatagggACATTTTAATGTCAGGTTAAAGCTAAGAAAGAACCGAAAAGACTTTGATTAAAGAGCTGAGGAACAATCCAAAGCAAGTGATGGGTGCAAATCTTTGTagattgattatatatatataatacgcAATGCATGTATAAGGCAATATGAATGGTGATTCTAAAATTAGTACTTCTTGTCCGACAAAAACTCAAAGATAATTTCCAGCTATTAGgtattatcaaataataatatttgttaatgaatttcttttttaaagaattacttgatagaaaacattaattttcttataaaacaataatatttattattaagaaaGAGAATATATTTTGCAGGGACTATAATGAAAAAGCTTAATTAAAAAGCTTTtgagtattaaaaataaaattgatataaaaattatttggagttaaaattaaaactacaaGTTAGGAGGAGTATGTTTGAggtttctcattcttttattggaCAATAGGATAGTTagtaatgattaaaaaaaaatcaacaataaattaGTAATAATTCTATGCAGATTATCATATCTAATCTTGTGTCATGTGAagctgtttaatttttttttttaattagatgcCAATAtgtttaattagaatttatatcTTTAACCGCATCCGTTATTAAaaggaataaatttaattagaatcaatgtctaataatatacattaaaaaaagagcaTGTGAATAACATTCTTTATGCATTGGACTAGGAAGTCTAACTGTCTACGCATTTCGATGTTATTTCTaagtattatattatttattacatCTATAAGATATATAAAGTTAGACCCAAATCACTTATTAGCcgtttatttataaattttatttttttattaattttttattttgaggatttaatatttataatacaagaAAGAAAGTACTTAATTACTaagtataatttattatttatatgttgtATTCTTGATTTaagtatgataatttttatgcagtggcgttttgaattttataaaaaaattgtcattttttagttGATATCATATAGATCAAATaggagaatataaaaaatattttttaaagtggtcTATATATATGCCTAGGTATGTTTTACATCTAATACTatgtataattatatattttattttgtataaaattcaCAAGTGACAATTAAAAGCTTAGAGTGGCTACCCACAcaattatatatacacacacatttttttttcttttttttttataaatacttgAGAAGATGTAaccttcatataaaaaaaataaaaacattctaGATTATTGGCTCGCACTATGCTACTAGTCAAATCAACTTTTAGACCACATAAGAGTTAACCCGATATGACTCGATTGACTTTGCATGTTCAAAGACAATCTTAATGACCGGTAAAAACAtggttaaactaaaaaaattcaagatgatagtttttaaaaattaagacgGCAACACATTAGATCGACtgaggttaacttgtcaaacccacaATCTAgattataaaatcatgataggcccatagaaaacaaataaaaataaattattaaatctaattcacaatcaactcaatgttaaaggataaaattgaaaaacaaaatttaattaaatagtaaaaaaaacaaaagacacgAGTCAATTTAGaccataaaattaaaacaaattataaaggtcaatttttaaataattattaatgaaataaaaaaaataaactaaataaaaggaCTAAAGTAGAAAACTCTAAACAGAACGTTGAATTGTGAATTCACCCactttcggttttttttttttttaatttttctataaattcaaCAGTTAGTTAATAGAAGAAAAGGTATTTTCCtcattagtttgtttttttgtcccAATGGAAGAACACATATCGGGCATTCAGCAACAACATGGGAGCATACCTCCCTCATCTAGAAACTTCAGCCAACCTAAATTAAAATTCTCAgggttttgcataaaaaaataattatttatttgttttattcccCTCCCCAACCCTAAATTAGGAGGATAAACCCTACgaaacttgaatctacttttaataaaataaaatcgcGACGACTGGTAAGCAGCCTTGCTTATATGTACGTACGGGACCACTTTCCCTTTAATTATTGGTGAAACATGTCTGAACATGCAATGCACTGATGCAATCTTTAGAGGCTTGACCCTTGTCAACCACGTGTTTCGTATCATAAAATCGGCCGATTATCAACCAGAATTAGCAAAATAGTCGGTCTCCTATATATGGAAGCAAACTAATTTACTCTTTAAACCTTgattacataatatatatatatatatatatatatatatatattttattttttttatttttttttgtttttagtttcgaTACTCAATTTACGATCCCAAACATGTCTTGCCCATTAAAgccaataataattataataataattataatgtctTGACCATCTTGAAATGATTTTGTAGAGCCCAGCTTAATTTGATCCATGAAGTTATATAGTTTCATTACACTAACCAGATTCTAATAACATCATGCTTTAAATCTGTCCactcctttattttttccccCTTTTGGGCTTTCTTCTTTGTTATTATCTGCTGATATTTCGTGATAGAATAAACTAGTGCTTAAAACAAGAAGCTTGCATTAATTAGTAAGCAATTGTTcggcaattttatttttatttttctcagaaAACAATTGGGCCAAGCTCCTGTGCATGTTTATCTTCCTCTTAAGATAGAGTACAAAGGGAATGCATCATGGATTCATGCCACTTATGATGCATGGATCAATATGATCCATGATGATATGGGAGAGTGGGAGAGAAAAATTTACTTAACATCCCCTATAAAAGgtaaagatttaaataaaataaaaacagagaggGGGGAGGTATGTAACTTGTAAGAAAATGTCAAAGGAGAGAACAAAGTTTGGAGgtttttacaaaagaaaagaaaaacaaaaactctttCAAACTCTTGAAGAGATTAAACACTGAGATTAAGGTATATTTAAGGTGTGAATTATGAGTATAGTTCATGTTCTAATTAAGATATGATTATGTTTAAAGTAATAATATAAGTTTCACGGAATATATGTGTTTTGCGTGGAATGGGTTTTGACCAATAGTACTGTTTCAACGttttaaattgagaatttaatttaacctattTGATCTATATGATAAATGAGAATTTAACTTCACGTGTGTGTATAGGAGAGTTTATagttattattaacataaatgAGAATTTAATTAACCTCAAAATACAttagaagagaagaaaacacaTGTCATCAAAAcctagataaaaacaaaaaattataaaaatacttatcAAACTTTATCAATTATCAGTAAGGTAGTTAAttatatagtaataattattttttaaaatattttttacttaaaaatatattataataatatacttttttatttttaaaaattacttttaatatcagtacattaaaatatctaaaattataaaaaaaataaattttaatccatCCCTGAAACAAAATAGCACCAAACTGAAACATATTCAATGAACACGGACGGTTCTAGAGGAGCCAATGAAAATTCAGAGTCAAAGGTTTCACACCAAGCCATGACAGAATTAATGTTACAGCACTAAATGTTAATCAAAGagactaaatttattaaaatgtgTTATAATATGGTTGTATATATATAGCCGGAATTGATACAGGGTGAAAAGACGTCGCGTCATTCATGGAGACCCCCGTATGTATGGAAAATCAAAGCAGCCCCACCATTTCTATCTCTGAAATCACGAAACTTTTCAGAATAGCATCTCATcatattgctatatattttgcttttttacCTTTGCTTTCTAGTATGTATCATAAAAGCCTGCTCGATCCAATTAAACAACGACAAGCTAGCATCTCTAATTACATTGGTAGAGAGATCCATATCTGTATAGTAGTgcagtcttcttctttttttttttttttggaggtaGTACTAGCTACTATCGCTGCAAGTACATTAATGGAGAACAACCCTAGTTCATCAAGAACTGACAGAAAAACCATAGAAAGAAATAGGAGAAATCAAATGAAGGCACTCTATTCCCAGCTCAATTCTCTTGTACCCCATCAAAGCTCAAGGGTCTCCATCCCTCCCTCAATATTGTTCACACGTTATTGCTGTACATTGCCTAACATGAAAGCCCTTTTGTGATGATCTTTCTCTGATCTTTGCttctgttttgtgtttttttctcttctctctttttatggTGGTCGCAGGAACCAGTACTGTCACTGCCTGATCAACTAGATGAGGCTGCAAGTTACATAAAAAGGCTGCAGACTAACTTGGAGAGgatgaaggaaaagaaagacaaTTTAATGGGAACGGAAAGGAAAAATTATGCAAGCATGAGTAGTTGTAATGGAACAACTACTGGGCTAAGATCACCACAAATTGAGATTCGCGAAACGGGTTCCACTTTAGAGGTTGTTTTGATAACTGGCCTGGATGGTCAGTTCATGTTCAATGAGACCATTCGTGTGCTTCATGAAGAAGGAGCTGAGATTATTAATGCCAGTTTCTCTGTTGTGGAAGATACTGTATTCCATACAATACATTCTAAGGTGGTAGTAGCATAGGTGAtagtttctaattaattttactgGAAATTTGTGTTAATTCTGTGATTATTGAAGaatattattgtgattttatattatctttaaattttggaGTTTTTCTTGAACCttattattccttttatatAAATTGTTCAGGTTGGAGATTCTGCCCCCAGTAATGGAGCTGCAAGGATATCTCAGAGGCTAAACCAGTTTGTCCAAGATGATAATGCGCTTTAAAGTGTAGCGTGAGATTTGCTGGCTTAAGTTGAAGAACACAAGGAGACCTCATTACTTGTACAACAGAAGTAAATTACCAATTATGtttacatgtgtgtgtgtgtgtgtgtgtgtgagagagagagagagagagagttttccTAGCCAGAAGACTTGCTTATGCATGTCCAAATGCATCTTAGCAATATATTTAAGATTTATAGTTCTTGTTCCTAGCTATCAATCTGGGCTTTTCATGTTAATTCATGTTGGATAGAACTAACTGATATATAGATTAGATACATCTACACTGTATATTAATCTAGTACACCATTGAAACTCAAGCAGATCGACtgctagaaaaaaattgatcaatctTGAGTCATGGTGCAGATACAAAATCCCACGAGCAATCCCTGGGATAATATCAAAGCGTCTATTCCAATCCAATactgatcttcttcttcttgtatcTAGGCAGATTTTGGAGCATCTTTGTGACGTTGTGTCATTCATAGAGTGGTATATTTTCAACTCAATGGTGAAAAAGCAGGATAAAGCCTTGCAGGAGGCTATAAGttctacaaaaaataaacaagtccaAGCTTTTGTTAGGAAAGTATTCATAAACCAATTCTTGTTCTTCTCCCTCAACACAAAATCCAAGAAGTTTCACAAGATTCCTGTGTTGAAGCCTTGTATTCCTTGTCCTGAACTATTCGATAATCTTTTGACAGCAATATCTTGTCCATCAAAGAAGCTGGCCCTGAAATCATCGCATAATATTAATCCATAGTAATACTTAAAAGAATGCAACTGCTAGCAGCTAAAGATTTAATATACTTTGGGATGTTCATAATATTTCCACGAGTGTTAGAACCTATAAACTGAGCCAAGACCACCTTAGCTGGGCTGAGATTTTTAGTTGCAGCAGAATAATGGCTAAATCAAAAAATGGGCAATTCTGCAGATTGCCGGCCTTTCTTCGTGCTCATTTGCCTTCAAAGCAGCAAATGGCCTTTCTGTACAATACTTGGAAGCCATTTATATGTTAGTGTTGCTCAAAGACTTGGTACTAACAATGAAAACTTGCAAGAAGTTATACGCCAGTCATTCTATTGCAGCCGCAGGCATACAAAATATTCAAACAATGAGAGCTTAATTTCCAAACCCttagtttcttcttccttctccatAAGTAAGCAAACATGAGAATGAGAATGGTTTTTCCATAAGATCTGATGTCAACTCTGTGTTAATAAGAAACCCGACTTATATTCTGAAAAGTAACCTCGCGAAACCTCACGGGTACGATGAGAATTCTGTCATTACATTTCAAGTCAATATTatggaataaattaattattgaaaccCTTCGAGGAAGGGAACAAATTTGTGGAATCTCagtgttttaataaataaagggGTGGCAGGTAGCTGGGATTCTTTTCTTCGCAAATATAATATTCTCAGTCTTCTAATAAATAAAGTGGGGCAGCTAGCTTGGATTCTTTTCTTcgcaaatataatattttctgaGGCGTTTGTTGAATAGAAACAGCATCTGCAATAATTATTTAGGGCGTGAAAAACATGTCTCTCCTAGAAAGACACTTAGCGTAAGACcacttgattcaatgtcttacgtCATCAGGGTGACGATTGAGGTCTCtatattataacatcatctaTAGCATATAAATGGTCGGTCGCTTTAActtcaaaattctcaataagACGCTCTGAACTTTCTATGTTCACATGGAAACCATGTCTCTGCAGACTGGCTTACTAGCTAATTAAGAACAGctttaagtttaattttgttttggattcagaACTGCTGTTTTGTCATCTACATGGAGATCTTGATCCTCATTGCTTGGTATAtctgtgaaaagaaaaaaaaaaaagctgtgCATATTGGATAAAATATTATGAGTGTTGAAATCTTAACC
It contains:
- the LOC18103032 gene encoding transcription factor bHLH162 isoform X2; amino-acid sequence: MYHKSLLDPIKQRQASISNYIGREIHICIVVQSSSFFFFLEVVLATIAASTLMENNPSSSRTDRKTIERNRRNQMKALYSQLNSLEPVLSLPDQLDEAASYIKRLQTNLERMKEKKDNLMGTERKNYASMSSCNGTTTGLRSPQIEIRETGSTLEVVLITGLDGQFMFNETIRVLHEEGAEIINASFSVVEDTVFHTIHSKVGDSAPSNGAARISQRLNQFVQDDNAL
- the LOC18103032 gene encoding transcription factor bHLH162 isoform X3, giving the protein MYHKSLLDPIKQRQASISNYIGREIHICIVVQSSSFFFFLEVVLATIAASTLMENNPSSSRTDRKTIERNRRNQMKALYSQLNSLVPHQSSREPVLSLPDQLDEAASYIKRLQTNLERMKEKKDNLMGTERKNYASMSSCNGTTTGLRSPQIEIRETGSTLEVVLITGLDGQFMFNETIRVLHEEGAEIINASFSVVEDTVFHTIHSKVVVA
- the LOC18103032 gene encoding transcription factor bHLH162 isoform X1, coding for MENNPSSSRTDRKTIERNRRNQMKALYSQLNSLVPHQSSREPVLSLPDQLDEAASYIKRLQTNLERMKEKKDNLMGTERKNYASMSSCNGTTTGLRSPQIEIRETGSTLEVVLITGLDGQFMFNETIRVLHEEGAEIINASFSVVEDTVFHTIHSKVGDSAPSNGAARISQRLNQFVQDDNAL